The following coding sequences are from one Microtus pennsylvanicus isolate mMicPen1 chromosome 1, mMicPen1.hap1, whole genome shotgun sequence window:
- the LOC142840315 gene encoding small ribosomal subunit protein eS27-like, with protein sequence MPLAKDLLHPSPEEEKRKHKKKRLVQSPNSYFMDVKSPGCYRITTVFSHAQTVVLCVGCSPVLCQPTGGKARLAEGCSFRRKQH encoded by the coding sequence ATGCCTCTCGCAAAGGATCTCCTTCATCCCTCtccagaggaggaaaagaggaaacacaagaaaaagcgCCTGGTGCAGAGCCCCAATTCCTACTTTATGGATGTGAAGAGCCCAGGATGCTATAGAATCACCACGGTCTTTAGCCATGCACAGACAGTGGTCCTGTGTGTCGGCTGCTCCCCTGTCCTCTGTCAGCCTACAGGCGGGAAAGCAAGGCTGGCAGAAGGATGCTCCTTCAGGAGGAAGCAGCACTGA